The Pseudomonas pergaminensis nucleotide sequence TGTGGACGGTAGCCTTTGAAGAACGGAGTGTGACGACCGCCTTCTTCCTTGCTCAGAACGTAAACTTCTGCGGTGAACTTGGTGTGCGGCTTGACCGAACCTGGCTTAACCAGAACCTGGCCACGCTCAACGTCGTCACGCTTGGTACCACGCAGCAGAACGCCGCAGTTCTCGCCAGCACGACCTTCGTCGAGCAGCTTACGGAACATTTCAACACCGGTGCAGGTGGTGACGGTGGTATCACGCAGACCAACGATTTCCAGTGGATCCTGAACGCGAACGATACCGCGCTCGATACGACCAGTCACAACAGTACCGCGACCGGAGATCGAGAATACGTCTTCGATTGGCATCAGGAACGGCTTGTCGGTCAGACGAACTGGTTCTGGGATGTAGCTGTCCAGAGTTTCAACCAGTTTACGAACGGCAGTAGTGCCCATTTCGTTGTCGTCTTTGCCTTCCAGAGCCATACGAGCAGAACCGATGATGATCGGAGTGTCGTCACCTGGGAAGTCGTAAGTGCTCAGCAGATCGCGCACTTCCATCTCAACCAGTTCCAGCAGCTCAGCGTCGTCTACCAGGTCAGCCTTGTTCAGGAAAACCACGATGTACGGAACGCCTACCTGACGGGACAGCAGGATGTGCTCACGGGTTTGTGGCATCGGACCATCAGCGGCCGAGCAAACCAGGATCGCGCCGTCCATCTGGGCAGCACCAGTGATCATGTTCTTCACGTAGTCAGCGTGACCTGGGCAGTCAACGTGAGCGTAGTGACGAATAGTCGAGTTGTACTCAACGTGAGCGGTGTTGATGGTGATACCACGAGCTTTTTCTTCTGGTGCGCTGTCGATCTTGTCGAAGTCAACACGAGCCGAACCGAAAACTTCGGAGCAGACGCGAGTCAGAGCAGCGGTCAGAGTGGTTTTACCGTGGTCAACGTGGCCGATGGTGCCAACGTTTACGTGCGGTAGGGAACGATCAAATTTTTCTTTAGCCACGACAATTAACTCCTTGCCTAAAGGACTGAATCAGCCTTGTTTTTTGGATACAGTTTCAGCGATGTGCGCCGGAGCTGTGTTGTATTTTTTGAATTCCATAGAGTAGCTTGCGCGACCCTGGGACATGGAGCGAACGTCGGTCGCATAACCGAACATCTCACCCAACGGAACCTCGGCGCGAATCACTTTGCCGGAAACCGTGTCTTCCATACCCAAGATCATGCCGCGACGACGGTTAAGGTCGCCCATGACATCACCCATATAGTCTTCAGGTGTAACAACTTCTACCGCCATGATTGGCTCAAGCAACTCACCACCGCCCTTCTGGGCCAGTTGCTTGGTTGCCATGGAAGCAGCCACCTTAAACGCCATCTCGTTGGAGTCGACGTCGTGGTAAGAACCGTCAAAAACGGTTGCTTTCAGGCCGATCAGCGGATAGCCGGCAACAACACCGTTCTTCATCTGCTCTTCGATACCCTTCTGGATAGCCGGGATGTATTCCTTAGGAACCACACCACCAACTACTTCGTTCACGAATTGCAGACCTTCCTGACCTTCGTCAGCAGGAGCAAAACGGATCCAGCAGTGACCGAACTGACCACGACCGCCGGACTGACGAACGAACTTGCCTTCGATTTCACAGTTCTTCGTGATGCGCTCACGATAGGAAACCTGAGGCTTACCGATGTTGGCTTCGACGTTGAACTCACGGCGCATCCGGTCAACCAGGATGTCCAGGTGCAACTCGCCCATGCCGGAGATGATCGTTTGACCAGTCTCTTCATCAGTTTTGACGCGGAAAGATGGATCTTCCTGAGCAAGTTTACCCAGAGCGATACCCATTTTTTCCTGGTCATCCTTGGTCTTAGGCTCTACGGCAACCGAAATAACCGGCTCCGGGAAGTCCATGCGAACCAGGATGATTGGCTTGGCAGCGTCGCACAAAGTCTCACCAGTGGTGACGTCCTTCATGCCGATCAGGGCCGCGATGTCACCAGCGCGCACTTCCTTGATCTCTTCACGGGCGTTTGCGTGCATTTGCACCATACGACCCACGCGCTCTTTCTTGCCTTTAACCGAGTTGATCACGCCGTCGCCGGAGGCCAACACGCCCGAGTAAACGCGGACGAAGGTCAAAGTACCCACGAATGGGTCGGTTGCAATCTTGAACGCCAGAGCCGAGAACGGCTCGCTGTCATCGGCGTGACGCTCCATCTCTTCTTCCTCGTTATCCGGGTTGGTACCCTTGATAGCAGGAATGTCGGTTGGAGCCGGCAGGTAGTCGATAACGGCGTCGAGAACCAGGGGAACACCCTTGTTCTTGAAGGAAGAACCGCAAACAGCCAAGACAATCTCACCAGCGATAGTACGCTGACGCAGAGCAGCCTTGATTTCCACGTTGGTGAGTTCTTCACCTTCGAGGTACTTGTTCATCAGCTCTTCGCTGGCTTCGGCGGCAGCCTCAACCATGTTGTTGCGCCACTCGTCAGCCAGCTCCTGCAGTTCTGCAGGGATAGGCTTACGAACAGGCACCATGCCTTTGTCGGAATCATTCCAGTAGACCGCTTCCATGTTGATCAGATCGATCTGACCCTGGAAGTTATCTTCGGAACCGATAGCCAACTGGATTGGCACCGGAGTGTGACCCAGACGCTGCTTGATCTGACCGATCACGCGCAGGAAGTTGGCACCAGCACGGTCCATCTTGTTTACATAAACAAGACGTGGAACGCCGTACTTGTTGGCTTGACGCCATACGGTTTCCGACTGAGGTTCAACACCCGAGGTACCGCAGAACACAACGACAGCGCCGTCGAGTACGCGCAGGGAACGTTCAACTTCAATGGTGAAGTCTACGTGGCCTGGGGTATCGATTACGTTGAAGCGATGCTCGTCTTTGTACTGCTTCTCGGAACCTTTCCAGAAGGCGGTAATAGCAGCAGAAGTAATGGTAATACCACGCTCCTGCTCCTGAACCATCCAGTCTGTGGTCGCGGCGCCGTCATGCACCTCGCCCATTTTGTGACTTTTGCCGGTGTAAAACAGTACGCGCTCGGTGGTGGTGGTTTTACCAGCATCCACGTGAGCAACGATACCGATGTTACGGTAGCGGCTAATCGGAGTAGTACGAGCCATAAAGCCCTCGCAAAATTAGTGAAGCTAAGATTAGAAGCGGTAGTGCGAGAAAGCTTTGTTAGCTTCAGCCATACGGTGCACGTCTTCACGCTTCTTAACAGCAGCACCTTTACCTTCAGCAGCGTCCAACAGCTCGCCGGCCAAACGCAGAGCCATAGACTTCTCGCCGCGCTTACGGGCGAAGTCTACCAACCAGCGCATTGCCAGAGCGTTACGACGGGACGGACGAACTTCAACCGGAACCTGGTAAGTAGCACCGCCTACACGGCGCGACTTCACTTCGACCAGCGGAGCGATGGCGTCGAGAGCTTTCTCGAAGATTTCCAGGGGGTCGCTGTTCTTGCGTTCTTTAACCTTTTCCAGCGCGCCATAAACGATACGCTCGGCAACGGCTTTCTTACCGCTTTCCATCACGTGGTTCATGAACTTGGCCAGGATTTGGCTTCCGTATTTTGGATCGTCAAGCACTTCGCGCTTGGCTGCTACGCGTCTTCTTGGCATGGATAAGCCCTCAAACGGTCTTCAGGTTCGTTCGGAATCGGTGCCCTTGCGGGACGCCTCCGACCTTACTCTTATCGACTCAGAAAATAAGATGATTCAGTTTTACAAAAAGCCGCTACTACTTAGGCTTCTTGGTACCGTACTTCGAACGACCCTGGTTACGACCTTTAACGCCGGAAGTATCCAAGGAGCCGCGTACGGTGTGGTAACGAACACCTGGCAAGTCTTTTACACGACCGCCGCGGATCAGTACCACGCTGTGCTCTTGCAGGTTGTGACCTTCACCACCGATGTACGAGGAAACCTCGAAACCGTTGGTCAGGCGCACACGGCATACTTTACGCAGTGCCGAGTTAGGTTTTTTCGGCGTAGTGGTATACACGCGAGTGCATACGCCACGACGTTGCGGGCAGTTCTGCAGCGCAGGTACGTCGGATTTCTCGACGATACGCTTACGCGGCTGACGTACCAGCTGGTTGATAGTTGCCATCTACTAGCTCCACTGTTGTCTTGCGACGCTATTGTCTTGCAAGAAAAGCAAAATGGCAGGAACGAATTCCCGCCAAATTTAGGGGTACAAGAGTCTAAAGAGGATCTTGTCCCCAGTCAAGGCAAGGCCCCGACCTCCCCTCTCATCGAACCGGGGCAAAAATGCCTCGATCCGACGAATGGGGCTGCCAGGGCCCAGACTTATTTACCGCAGAACTCAGTTACCGCTTGAGTTCAGCGCTTCGGTCAGTGCAGCTTCCACTTCACTGGCGCTTACG carries:
- the rpsL gene encoding 30S ribosomal protein S12: MATINQLVRQPRKRIVEKSDVPALQNCPQRRGVCTRVYTTTPKKPNSALRKVCRVRLTNGFEVSSYIGGEGHNLQEHSVVLIRGGRVKDLPGVRYHTVRGSLDTSGVKGRNQGRSKYGTKKPK
- the fusA gene encoding elongation factor G gives rise to the protein MARTTPISRYRNIGIVAHVDAGKTTTTERVLFYTGKSHKMGEVHDGAATTDWMVQEQERGITITSAAITAFWKGSEKQYKDEHRFNVIDTPGHVDFTIEVERSLRVLDGAVVVFCGTSGVEPQSETVWRQANKYGVPRLVYVNKMDRAGANFLRVIGQIKQRLGHTPVPIQLAIGSEDNFQGQIDLINMEAVYWNDSDKGMVPVRKPIPAELQELADEWRNNMVEAAAEASEELMNKYLEGEELTNVEIKAALRQRTIAGEIVLAVCGSSFKNKGVPLVLDAVIDYLPAPTDIPAIKGTNPDNEEEEMERHADDSEPFSALAFKIATDPFVGTLTFVRVYSGVLASGDGVINSVKGKKERVGRMVQMHANAREEIKEVRAGDIAALIGMKDVTTGETLCDAAKPIILVRMDFPEPVISVAVEPKTKDDQEKMGIALGKLAQEDPSFRVKTDEETGQTIISGMGELHLDILVDRMRREFNVEANIGKPQVSYRERITKNCEIEGKFVRQSGGRGQFGHCWIRFAPADEGQEGLQFVNEVVGGVVPKEYIPAIQKGIEEQMKNGVVAGYPLIGLKATVFDGSYHDVDSNEMAFKVAASMATKQLAQKGGGELLEPIMAVEVVTPEDYMGDVMGDLNRRRGMILGMEDTVSGKVIRAEVPLGEMFGYATDVRSMSQGRASYSMEFKKYNTAPAHIAETVSKKQG
- the tuf gene encoding elongation factor Tu, which produces MAKEKFDRSLPHVNVGTIGHVDHGKTTLTAALTRVCSEVFGSARVDFDKIDSAPEEKARGITINTAHVEYNSTIRHYAHVDCPGHADYVKNMITGAAQMDGAILVCSAADGPMPQTREHILLSRQVGVPYIVVFLNKADLVDDAELLELVEMEVRDLLSTYDFPGDDTPIIIGSARMALEGKDDNEMGTTAVRKLVETLDSYIPEPVRLTDKPFLMPIEDVFSISGRGTVVTGRIERGIVRVQDPLEIVGLRDTTVTTCTGVEMFRKLLDEGRAGENCGVLLRGTKRDDVERGQVLVKPGSVKPHTKFTAEVYVLSKEEGGRHTPFFKGYRPQFYFRTTDVTGNCELPEGVEMVMPGDNIQMTVTLIKTIAMEDGLRFAIREGGRTVGAGVVAKIIE
- the rpsG gene encoding 30S ribosomal protein S7, giving the protein MPRRRVAAKREVLDDPKYGSQILAKFMNHVMESGKKAVAERIVYGALEKVKERKNSDPLEIFEKALDAIAPLVEVKSRRVGGATYQVPVEVRPSRRNALAMRWLVDFARKRGEKSMALRLAGELLDAAEGKGAAVKKREDVHRMAEANKAFSHYRF